One window of Phycisphaeraceae bacterium genomic DNA carries:
- a CDS encoding type II secretion system protein, producing MMHRATLHRGRGFTLVEAMVVVSLVFMLITIAAPVIADARATAQRTVCLSNLRQLAGATHLYMDIENRGVLPASPSVYAARPDERMRAYRGELLLDQLADYIGGPSLPDGAGGFVRKLPHACPSDQTYATKIGFSYDYHAGLHMEEPLTMRVTPAMARRVTTFYMDGERIASRTASPRLPRLFDDIGPYHRSAPSGTQGINAVYFDTSADWSRVPVHIEY from the coding sequence ATGATGCATCGTGCCACACTCCATCGCGGCCGCGGGTTCACGCTCGTCGAGGCGATGGTTGTCGTGTCACTGGTCTTTATGCTGATCACGATCGCGGCCCCGGTCATCGCAGATGCGCGGGCGACGGCCCAGCGAACGGTCTGCCTGTCCAATCTCCGCCAACTCGCTGGCGCGACGCATCTCTACATGGATATCGAGAATCGGGGTGTGCTCCCCGCGAGCCCGAGCGTTTACGCGGCACGCCCTGACGAGCGCATGAGGGCGTATCGCGGGGAACTGTTGCTCGACCAACTCGCCGACTACATCGGCGGCCCATCGTTGCCGGATGGCGCGGGCGGTTTCGTTCGGAAGCTTCCCCACGCCTGCCCGTCGGATCAGACATACGCGACCAAGATCGGTTTCAGTTACGATTATCACGCGGGGCTCCACATGGAAGAGCCGCTGACCATGCGTGTGACACCCGCGATGGCGCGCCGTGTCACAACCTTCTATATGGATGGTGAGCGCATCGCCTCGCGAACGGCTTCGCCGAGATTGCCGCGCCTCTTCGACGATATCGGTCCATACCACCGCTCGGCACCGTCCGGAACCCAGGGCATCAACGCGGTCTACTTCGACACCAGCGCGGACTGGTCCCGGGTTCCTGTACATATCGAGTACTGA